The Theileria orientalis strain Shintoku DNA, chromosome 3, complete genome genome window below encodes:
- a CDS encoding ferrodoxin reductase-like protein produces MDIMYRMKILNQIVFKNLRHICHSRRSFSSIVPIVNSTGNKGWKYKYGFYIGVPTLLGLPYVAYSSVKSSISCNGFEKVELGDLSEFKEGESKQIKIYNGVIIQYVTVFIGKDTVLVTNVKGRIYVTGSSCPHFSASFIDGAVTDELLVCPWHNAKFQLKDGSCVNGPCFDGLATYEPVVENGKLYAMLPPTPLPLEVPMKKEKTKGRDSRVFVICGAGASAHAAAETLRLKGFTGRILMYGDEQYLPYYRPYLSKAFSKDYERVPNEQALRSKEFYKNNQIELYTGKTVTLVNDKDHTVTLSDGTVVKYDKVLVATGSRSSRLPVSENKNYENLFTIRTIDDLKGLSRYIKPNSNVVIVGANFIGCELSSALKPTGANLTVVTNTETPLENVVGKRIGGVVAKLMAKNGVTFLPSCTVKRYNAKGNKVNEVVLDTNETLKADVVIEGVGSKVDSSILPCAKVAPNGTVLVDESFRCNGCKDVFGSGDFVSYPYHRTGKHVSIKHWNVALQHGRVAADNMLDKNAKMTMVPFFWSNFFKTGFRFAGVTDGTEDLIFEGDVEKNKFAAYYTKDKKVRR; encoded by the exons atgGATATTATGTATAGAATGAAGATCCTGAAtcaaattgtttttaaGAATTTAAGACATATTTGCCATTCCAGAAGATCGTTTTCTTCTATCGTGCCAATTGTAAATTCAACCGGTAATAAAGGCTGGAAGTACAAATATGGTTTCTATATTGGAGTTCCTACACTTTTGGGACTGCCATATGTAGCATATTCTTCCGTAAAAT cTTCTATATCCTGCAATGGGTTTGAAAAGGTAGAATTAGGTGACCTATCTGAATTCAAAGAAGGAGAATCTAAGCAAATTAAGATTTATAACGGTGTGATTATACAATATGTAACTGTTTTTATAGGAAAGGACACGGTTTTAGTGACGAATGTGAAGGGAAGAATCTATGTTACCGGAAGCTCGTGCCCTCACTTCTCAGCGTCCTTTATAGATG GCGCCGTAACAGACGAACTGCTAGTTTGTCCCTGGCATAACGCCAAGTTTCAGTTGAAGGATGGGTCGTGTGTAAACG GACCATGTTTCGACGGACTTGCCACGTATGAGCCAGTCGTCGAGAACGGAAAACTATACGCAATGCTGCCACCAACGCCCTTACCA CTTGAGGTGCCAATgaaaaaggagaagacAAAGGGAAGGGATAGCCGCGTCTTCGTTATCTGTGGCGCAGGAGCCTCAGCACATGCAGCAGCCGAAACGCTCAGGTTAAAGGGCTTTACAG GGCGCATACTGATGTACGGAGATGAACAATACCTCCCCTATTACCGACCGTATCTGTCGAAGGCATTTAGCAAGGACTATGAAAGAGTTCCGAATGAACAGGCGCTGAGATCGAAggaattttacaaaaacaatCAAATAGAGCTTTATACCGGGAAAACAGTGACCTTGGTGAATGACAAGGATCATACAGTAACATTGTCAGATGGAACCGTAGTCAAATATGACAAA GTGTTGGTCGCAACAGGCTCACGGTCATCGAGACTGCCCGTGtctgaaaataaaaactacgAAAATCTGTTTACCATTAGAACAATAGACGATCTGAAGGGATTGTCAAGATATATAAAGCCAAATTCGAATGTA GTAATAGTTGGTGCAAATTTTATCGGATGCGAATTATCGTCAGCACTAAAACCCACGGGAGCCAACCtaacagtagtaacaaAC ACTGAAACACCGCTTGAAAACGTTGTCGGAAAGAGAATAGGTGGTGTTGTCGCAAAGTTGATGGCAAAAAACGGCGTGACGTTCCTGCCAAGTTGTACAGTAAAGAGATACAA CGCCAAGGGTAACAAGGTGAATGAAGTAGTGTTGGACACGAATGAAACGCTGAAAGCAGACGTGGTAATAGAGGGTGTGGGATCGAAAGTGGACTCGTCAATATTGCCTTGCGCAAAGGTGGCGCCAAACGGAACAGTACTAGTGGACGAGTCGTTCAG ATGTAACGGGTGCAAGGATGTCTTCGGAAGTGGCGATTTCGTCAGTTACCCCTATCACAGAACAG GGAAACACGTGTCCATAAAACACTGGAACGTTGCCTTACAGCACGGCAGAGTCGCCGCGGACAATATGTTGGACAAAAACGCGAAGATGACAATGGTGCCGTTCTTCTGGTCAAACTTCTTCAAGACCggcttcag GTTTGCCGGTGTTACCGATGGAACTgaagatttaatatttgaagG